In the Acuticoccus sediminis genome, one interval contains:
- a CDS encoding endonuclease/exonuclease/phosphatase family protein: MRVRVATYNIRKCVGLDWRRSPERVLAVIDALEADIVVLQEADKRFGRRLAALSHLHLTDTDWSPVPLALHDGGIGWHGNAILVRGGVTVEEAHRVELPTLEPRGAVVADLAVGGAPLRVVGAHLGLTGGMRVRQAHRIVAALEGMAPRPTVIMGDMNNWQKNTGCIAVFAERYRLAPPQPTFHATRPVAALDRLAFSDGIDILGQGVAREGEARRASDHLPLWADLEVRPGHARAATTPAATAEIA, from the coding sequence ATGCGCGTTCGGGTGGCCACCTACAATATCCGCAAGTGCGTCGGCCTCGACTGGCGGCGCAGCCCCGAGCGGGTGCTCGCCGTCATCGACGCGCTCGAGGCCGACATCGTCGTCCTGCAGGAGGCCGACAAGCGGTTCGGCAGGCGCCTCGCCGCCCTCTCCCACCTCCACCTGACCGACACCGACTGGAGCCCGGTCCCCCTCGCCCTCCACGACGGCGGCATCGGCTGGCACGGCAACGCCATCCTGGTGCGCGGCGGCGTCACCGTGGAGGAGGCGCACCGGGTCGAGCTGCCCACCCTGGAGCCGCGCGGCGCGGTCGTCGCGGACCTCGCCGTCGGCGGCGCGCCGCTGCGGGTGGTCGGGGCGCACCTGGGCCTGACCGGCGGCATGCGCGTGCGCCAGGCGCACCGGATCGTCGCCGCCCTCGAGGGCATGGCGCCGCGCCCGACGGTCATCATGGGCGACATGAACAACTGGCAGAAGAACACCGGCTGCATCGCCGTCTTCGCCGAGCGCTACCGCCTTGCGCCGCCGCAGCCGACGTTCCACGCCACCCGTCCGGTCGCCGCCCTCGACCGCCTCGCCTTCAGCGACGGCATCGACATCCTGGGGCAGGGCGTGGCGCGCGAGGGCGAGGCCCGGCGCGCCTCCGACCACCTGCCGCTGTGGGCCGACCTCGAGGTGAGGCCGGGCCACGCCCGCGCCGCCACCACCCCGGCCGCGACCGCGGAGATCGCATGA